One window of the Rufibacter radiotolerans genome contains the following:
- a CDS encoding complex I subunit 4 family protein yields the protein MLTAILILWPAVAALLVLLVKGQGAKKIAFGAALVELVLGIYAWINFVPANPGTQFLLNLPWIETAGISFKVGMDGISLLMVLLTVFLIPLIILSTFKHTYDRPSSFYALILFMQSGLLGVFTSLDAFLFYFFWEVALIPIYFIAGLWGGENRIKVTFKFFLYTVFGSLFMLAAFVYLYFQTPGTHSSEEVVFYQLTLDAANQSWIFWFLFIAFAIKMPVFPFHTWQPDTYTEAPAAGTMLLSGIMLKMGIYGVLRWLLPVVPLGVSQWATVVLVLAIIGIVYGAIIAIRQHDLKRLIAFSSISHVGLIAAGLFTLNEQGLQGAMIQMLSHGVNVVGLFFIIDIIQSRTGTRDIAAMGGITQSAPFLTVCFMVLMLGAVALPLTNGFVGEFLLLMGVYQYNAWMGAVAGLTIILGAVYMLRMFQRVMFGEKNAITEVFTDLTFTEKAVLVPLVVMVFWIGLHPNTFLNISEPAILHLLDVIKR from the coding sequence ATGTTAACCGCAATTTTAATTTTATGGCCAGCTGTGGCCGCGCTGCTGGTACTGTTGGTAAAAGGACAGGGAGCCAAGAAAATCGCCTTCGGGGCGGCGTTGGTAGAGCTGGTGCTGGGTATTTACGCCTGGATCAACTTCGTGCCGGCCAACCCGGGCACCCAATTCTTACTGAACCTTCCCTGGATTGAAACAGCTGGTATTTCCTTTAAGGTAGGCATGGACGGCATCAGCTTGCTGATGGTGTTACTGACCGTGTTCCTGATTCCGTTGATTATCCTGTCTACGTTCAAGCACACCTATGACCGTCCGTCTTCTTTCTATGCGCTCATTCTGTTCATGCAGTCGGGCTTGCTGGGGGTGTTCACCTCTTTAGACGCATTCCTGTTTTACTTCTTCTGGGAAGTGGCCCTTATTCCTATCTATTTCATCGCCGGCCTTTGGGGCGGTGAGAACAGAATCAAGGTTACCTTCAAGTTCTTCCTCTACACCGTTTTTGGCTCTCTGTTCATGCTGGCCGCCTTTGTGTATCTGTATTTCCAGACGCCGGGCACGCACAGTTCAGAAGAGGTGGTCTTTTACCAACTGACCTTAGACGCCGCCAACCAGAGCTGGATTTTCTGGTTCCTGTTTATTGCGTTTGCCATTAAGATGCCGGTGTTCCCGTTCCATACCTGGCAACCCGACACCTACACTGAGGCCCCGGCCGCCGGTACCATGCTCTTGTCTGGTATCATGCTGAAGATGGGTATCTATGGAGTGTTGCGCTGGTTATTGCCGGTAGTGCCCTTGGGCGTAAGCCAGTGGGCGACGGTGGTATTGGTGCTGGCCATCATCGGCATTGTGTACGGAGCCATCATCGCCATTCGGCAGCATGACCTTAAGCGCCTGATCGCTTTCTCTTCTATCTCGCACGTGGGCCTGATTGCCGCCGGTTTGTTCACCTTGAACGAGCAGGGGCTGCAGGGCGCCATGATCCAGATGCTGAGCCACGGCGTGAACGTGGTGGGTCTGTTCTTCATTATTGACATTATCCAGAGCCGGACCGGCACCAGAGACATTGCGGCCATGGGCGGTATCACCCAGAGCGCTCCGTTCCTGACCGTGTGCTTTATGGTGCTCATGCTTGGGGCCGTGGCCTTACCGTTGACCAACGGGTTTGTGGGCGAGTTCCTGCTTTTAATGGGCGTTTACCAATACAATGCCTGGATGGGCGCCGTAGCCGGTCTGACCATTATTCTGGGCGCCGTGTACATGCTGCGTATGTTCCAGCGTGTGATGTTTGGAGAGAAGAATGCCATTACTGAGGTTTTCACAGACCTTACCTTCACAGAGAAGGCGGTGTTGGTACCTTTGGTAGTGATGGTCTTTTGGATTGGGTTACACCCCAATACTTTTCTGAACATTTCAGAACCGGCCATCTTACACCTGCTGGACGTGATTAAACGCTAA
- a CDS encoding NADH-quinone oxidoreductase subunit N, whose translation MTSLILLSVFGIVNLFLGFMKSKKVLMPMVLLFLVIALGATVMDWNQPQSYFNNMFTMDNYAVGFTAVMVLSTIFILPFSRSYGEREEANLAEYFSLMLFSLVGGVMMVGYENLLMLFVGIEIMSISMYILAGSDKRNLLSNEASMKYFLMGSFFTGIILFGVALLYGATGSFYLSEIASSAATLEPGNAPLLLMGLLLVLVGVTFKVGAAPFHFWTPDVYEGTPTLFTSYMSTVVKTAGIAAFYKLMSAAFGGVYEEWFPTVVAITVLTLLIGNIGAVAQTSMKRMLAYSSISHAGYLMIALTSFNDRSENALLFYSLAYSVATIAAFGILKYVADARGSDSYDAFNGLGKTNPLLGFVMTVAMLSLAGIPLTGGFFGKLFLFSAALEQGMLWLIVVAILMSAVGIYYYFRVIIAMYMKDPAGERVPVDAFATFTLISLLVLTVLMGIVPGLFNDLL comes from the coding sequence ATGACCTCACTTATTCTACTCTCTGTTTTTGGAATCGTGAACCTGTTCTTAGGGTTCATGAAATCTAAGAAAGTACTGATGCCCATGGTGTTACTATTCTTGGTAATAGCCCTGGGTGCTACGGTAATGGACTGGAACCAGCCGCAGAGCTATTTCAACAACATGTTCACCATGGACAACTACGCCGTTGGATTTACCGCGGTCATGGTGCTGTCCACTATCTTTATCTTGCCATTCTCCCGCAGCTACGGCGAGCGCGAAGAGGCTAACCTGGCGGAGTATTTCTCCCTGATGCTGTTCTCTCTGGTGGGCGGCGTGATGATGGTAGGCTACGAGAACCTACTCATGCTGTTTGTAGGCATTGAAATCATGTCTATCAGCATGTACATTCTGGCGGGTTCAGACAAACGCAACCTCTTGTCCAACGAGGCCTCTATGAAATACTTCCTGATGGGGTCTTTCTTTACCGGTATTATCTTGTTTGGCGTGGCCCTGCTATACGGTGCCACCGGAAGTTTCTACTTGTCTGAGATTGCCTCTTCGGCGGCTACCCTGGAGCCGGGCAACGCGCCCTTGCTGTTAATGGGTCTGTTGCTGGTATTGGTAGGCGTGACGTTTAAAGTAGGCGCGGCTCCGTTCCACTTCTGGACCCCGGACGTGTACGAAGGTACCCCCACGCTTTTCACCAGCTACATGTCTACCGTGGTGAAAACGGCCGGTATCGCTGCTTTCTATAAATTGATGTCGGCGGCCTTTGGGGGCGTGTACGAAGAGTGGTTCCCTACCGTTGTAGCCATTACTGTATTGACGCTCTTGATTGGTAACATAGGGGCCGTGGCTCAGACCAGCATGAAACGGATGCTGGCCTATTCCAGCATCTCGCATGCCGGTTACCTCATGATTGCCCTTACCTCGTTCAATGACCGCTCTGAGAATGCCCTCTTGTTCTACTCACTGGCGTACTCTGTAGCGACTATCGCGGCCTTCGGGATTCTGAAATACGTAGCTGATGCCCGCGGCTCTGATTCCTATGACGCCTTCAACGGCCTGGGTAAAACCAACCCGCTGTTGGGCTTCGTGATGACCGTGGCCATGTTGTCATTGGCGGGTATTCCATTAACCGGTGGATTCTTCGGGAAGCTGTTCCTCTTCTCTGCCGCCCTGGAGCAGGGCATGTTGTGGCTGATTGTGGTGGCTATCCTGATGTCGGCGGTAGGTATCTATTACTACTTCCGGGTCATCATTGCCATGTACATGAAAGACCCAGCCGGCGAGCGCGTACCCGTTGACGCATTTGCCACCTTCACCTTGATCTCTCTGCTGGTCTTGACCGTGCTGATGGGCATTGTGCCGGGCTTATTCAATGATCTTCTGTAA
- a CDS encoding NADH-quinone oxidoreductase subunit J family protein — translation MTGNLFYFLAFLTLFAAIGVVVSKNPVYSILFMILTFFALTGHYILLNAQFLAAVNFIVYMGAIMVLFLFVIMFLNMREDTEQHKPLMSKIAVSIAGGVLFVIMIAALKDVSMMPVDTANFDSQIGMVENLGKVLFRDYLLPFELASVLFLAAMAGAVMLGKREPGEHNRF, via the coding sequence ATGACGGGTAATCTTTTTTACTTTCTCGCTTTCCTAACCTTGTTCGCGGCTATTGGGGTGGTTGTCTCCAAGAATCCGGTCTACAGCATTCTGTTCATGATTTTAACGTTTTTCGCGCTCACCGGGCACTACATTCTCTTGAATGCCCAGTTCCTGGCCGCGGTGAACTTTATTGTGTACATGGGGGCCATCATGGTGTTGTTCCTGTTTGTGATCATGTTCCTGAACATGCGCGAAGACACCGAGCAACATAAACCTTTAATGAGCAAGATAGCCGTGTCCATTGCCGGCGGTGTTTTGTTTGTGATCATGATTGCCGCCTTGAAAGACGTAAGCATGATGCCCGTTGACACCGCCAACTTTGACTCTCAGATTGGCATGGTGGAGAACCTGGGGAAAGTGCTTTTCAGAGATTACCTGTTGCCGTTTGAGTTAGCGTCTGTGTTGTTCCTGGCCGCAATGGCGGGGGCCGTGATGCTGGGCAAGCGCGAGCCGGGCGAGCACAACAGATTCTAA
- the nuoL gene encoding NADH-quinone oxidoreductase subunit L — protein MQEFILPANNAEMTWVCLLIPLLPLIGFLINGLGNRKLPNGLAGLIGCATVIGSFLLSLYLFFGFEGYGNRPYTTDIFNWISVGALKIPFSFQIDQLSLVMLLLVTGVGSVIHIYSAGYMSHDENFGKFFSFLNLFVFSMLLLVMGSNYVMMFVGWEGVGLCSYLLIGFWNKVTPYNNAAKKAFIMNRIGDLGFLLGIFLIFITYGSVSYGEVFNQASQLSEVNDGVVIAITMLLFVGAMGKSAQLPLYTWLPDAMAGPTPVSALIHAATMVTAGIYMVIRSNVLYTLAPVTLEWVAIIGLATALFAATIGLFQNDIKKVLAYSTVSQLGYMFLALGVMAYSSSLFHVLTHAFFKALLFLGAGSVIHAMSGEQDLRKMGGLKKALPITFLTFLIGTLAISGIPPFAGFFSKDELLAHVFVHSKVMWAFGLLTSFMTAFYMFRLLYLAFFGEFRGTEDQRHHLHESPAVMTIPLIILAILSTIGGFMGLPAVFSENHMLGNFLSPIYELARRAVPSAFEANHLSHETEYILMAVSVGVAVVAIIMAYFIYGKKRTVPAEEGAALSPVHKLVYNKYYVDELYNALFVKPVMALSTGLYRFVEKGIIDPIVNGFGKVTLGGGRSLRFVQSGATGSYILLMVLGIALILLLNFII, from the coding sequence ATGCAAGAATTTATTTTGCCGGCAAATAACGCTGAGATGACCTGGGTGTGTTTGCTGATTCCGCTCCTGCCGCTGATCGGGTTCCTGATTAACGGGCTGGGTAACCGGAAATTGCCGAACGGCTTGGCGGGACTGATTGGCTGCGCCACCGTGATTGGCTCGTTCCTGCTGTCATTGTACCTGTTCTTCGGGTTTGAAGGCTACGGCAACCGTCCGTACACCACTGATATCTTCAACTGGATCTCGGTGGGCGCCTTGAAAATCCCGTTCTCGTTCCAGATTGACCAGTTGTCCTTGGTGATGCTGTTGCTGGTAACGGGCGTGGGTTCGGTGATCCATATCTACTCGGCGGGCTACATGAGCCATGACGAGAACTTCGGTAAATTCTTCTCCTTCCTGAACCTGTTCGTGTTCTCCATGCTCCTGTTGGTGATGGGGTCTAACTACGTGATGATGTTTGTGGGCTGGGAAGGCGTAGGGCTTTGCTCGTACCTGCTCATTGGGTTCTGGAACAAGGTCACTCCTTATAACAACGCTGCCAAGAAAGCCTTTATTATGAACCGCATAGGTGACTTGGGCTTTTTGCTGGGCATCTTCTTAATCTTCATCACCTACGGAAGCGTGAGCTACGGTGAGGTGTTCAACCAGGCATCGCAGTTAAGTGAGGTGAATGACGGCGTGGTGATTGCCATTACCATGCTATTGTTTGTAGGTGCTATGGGTAAATCTGCCCAGTTGCCGCTTTACACCTGGCTACCAGACGCCATGGCCGGCCCTACTCCGGTTTCTGCCCTTATCCACGCCGCTACCATGGTAACGGCCGGTATCTACATGGTTATCCGGTCCAACGTGCTCTATACGCTGGCCCCCGTGACCCTGGAGTGGGTTGCCATTATTGGTCTGGCCACAGCGCTGTTTGCCGCTACCATTGGCCTGTTCCAGAACGACATCAAAAAAGTATTGGCGTACTCTACCGTGAGTCAGTTGGGGTATATGTTCCTGGCGCTGGGCGTAATGGCCTATTCTTCCTCTCTATTCCACGTCTTGACGCACGCCTTCTTCAAAGCCCTTCTCTTCCTGGGCGCTGGTAGCGTTATTCACGCCATGAGCGGCGAGCAGGATCTGCGCAAAATGGGCGGCCTGAAGAAAGCTTTGCCTATTACCTTCCTCACGTTCCTGATTGGCACGCTGGCGATCTCTGGTATTCCGCCGTTTGCCGGTTTCTTCTCTAAAGACGAGTTGCTGGCGCATGTGTTTGTGCACAGCAAAGTGATGTGGGCCTTTGGTCTGTTGACCTCGTTCATGACCGCGTTCTACATGTTCCGGTTACTGTACCTGGCGTTCTTTGGCGAGTTCAGAGGCACCGAGGACCAACGCCACCACCTGCATGAGTCTCCGGCGGTGATGACTATTCCATTGATTATCCTGGCCATTCTTTCCACCATTGGAGGGTTCATGGGCTTGCCGGCGGTTTTCAGTGAGAACCACATGCTGGGTAACTTCCTGTCGCCTATCTATGAACTGGCCAGAAGAGCCGTGCCTAGCGCGTTTGAAGCCAATCATCTCTCCCATGAGACGGAGTACATCTTGATGGCCGTGTCTGTGGGTGTAGCGGTAGTGGCTATTATTATGGCCTACTTTATTTACGGCAAGAAAAGAACCGTTCCCGCCGAGGAAGGTGCTGCCTTGTCGCCGGTGCACAAATTGGTGTACAACAAATACTACGTGGATGAACTCTACAATGCCCTGTTTGTGAAACCCGTGATGGCGCTGTCTACCGGTCTGTACCGTTTTGTGGAGAAAGGCATCATTGACCCCATCGTGAACGGGTTCGGGAAAGTAACCCTGGGCGGAGGCCGTTCGCTGCGCTTTGTGCAGAGCGGAGCCACCGGGTCTTACATCCTCCTGATGGTGCTGGGCATCGCGTTAATCTTATTGCTGAACTTTATTATCTGA
- a CDS encoding LytR/AlgR family response regulator transcription factor, with protein MRICIVEDSRLARLELKHLLAKFPELELVGEAENAEDGIAFIEELRPDLVFLDIHLPQKNGFELLEALEHVPQVIFTTAYDQYALQAFERNALDYLMKPIEENRLRQAVEKALAKQVAVKPTVAPSQLSEDDRVFVKDGERCWFVALKQVRLIESNGNYALLSFDQERPCILKTLNYLESRLDPKVFFRANRQQIINVNYIEQINPWFSGSIKIQLKGGEEVEVSRRQTQVFKDLMSL; from the coding sequence ATGAGAATCTGCATCGTTGAGGATTCCCGGCTGGCGCGCCTGGAACTGAAGCACCTGCTCGCCAAGTTCCCAGAACTGGAGCTGGTGGGCGAAGCCGAGAACGCCGAAGACGGCATTGCGTTCATTGAGGAGCTTCGGCCGGACTTGGTTTTCCTGGACATTCACCTGCCCCAGAAAAACGGATTCGAGTTGCTGGAGGCCTTGGAGCATGTGCCGCAGGTTATCTTCACCACCGCCTATGACCAGTACGCCCTGCAAGCCTTTGAGCGCAACGCCCTGGACTACCTCATGAAACCCATTGAGGAGAACCGCCTGCGCCAGGCCGTGGAGAAAGCTCTGGCTAAACAAGTAGCCGTCAAACCTACCGTGGCCCCTTCCCAACTGAGTGAAGACGACCGGGTGTTTGTGAAAGACGGCGAGCGTTGTTGGTTTGTAGCCTTAAAGCAAGTGCGCCTCATTGAATCCAATGGCAATTACGCCCTGCTCTCCTTCGACCAGGAACGGCCCTGCATCCTCAAAACCTTGAATTACCTGGAAAGTCGTCTGGACCCCAAGGTGTTCTTTCGGGCCAACCGCCAACAGATCATCAACGTGAACTACATTGAGCAGATTAACCCCTGGTTCAGCGGAAGCATCAAGATTCAGTTGAAAGGCGGTGAGGAAGTGGAAGTCTCCCGAAGACAAACACAGGTGTTTAAGGATTTGATGAGTCTGTAA
- a CDS encoding chloride channel protein codes for MLNKGIPIALSLNPSLETEPVAPSSAPNKRRLLTIASLAVAVAVAISFIAKLLVYLIDLCSNIAFHGEFTTEYLSPATNNLGLWVMVVPVIGGVLVGLMALYGSKAIRGHGIPEAMEQVLTNQSRIKPTITYLKPLSAAISIGTGGPFGAEGPIIATGGALGSTLGQLLRITHNERKILLAAGATAGMSAIFGTPIAAIFLAIELLLFEFSPRSIIPVALACITGAAGHHLLFEAGPVFAIEHLIGVPSNTALAGYSAIGIAMGVLSVLVTKIVYWVEDAFEKLPIHWMWWPAIGGLGVGVIGYFAPRTLGVGYENITEILSGSMPLQIVLSLCLLKFLSWAIALGSGTSGGTLAPLLTIGAATGALLGSVILYFFPGSGVTLTLAALVGMSAMFAGASRALLTSIVFALETTMQSNALLPLLAACTGSYFVSFFLMENTIMTEKIARRGVKTPDSYEPDILEKVTVAQVIQEEGLVLSEDNSIGEVREWLDQESDYQSNYFIIASDENEFRGIVSSSNLFSHHHPVQTKIGSLIKRRNISVDARNSLRTAVELMAKENLDMLPVVSKENQVIGVLSYQNIISAYKTNMEEHEQKTPNISLKRKSLKILLRGQRLMNTGKKQEA; via the coding sequence ATGTTGAACAAAGGAATTCCTATTGCCCTCTCGCTTAACCCATCTTTAGAAACTGAACCAGTGGCGCCTTCGTCCGCCCCAAACAAAAGAAGGCTCCTAACCATTGCCTCGCTTGCGGTAGCGGTGGCGGTGGCTATCAGTTTTATAGCCAAGTTGCTGGTGTATCTGATTGACCTTTGTTCTAACATCGCGTTCCATGGCGAGTTTACCACCGAGTACCTGTCTCCGGCAACCAACAATTTAGGACTTTGGGTAATGGTAGTGCCAGTCATTGGAGGGGTATTAGTAGGGCTAATGGCCCTGTATGGATCCAAAGCCATTAGAGGACACGGCATTCCCGAAGCCATGGAGCAGGTTCTTACCAACCAAAGCAGAATAAAGCCTACCATCACTTACCTAAAACCCCTGTCGGCGGCTATTTCTATTGGAACGGGTGGACCTTTCGGGGCCGAGGGCCCTATCATTGCCACCGGGGGCGCCTTGGGCTCTACACTGGGCCAACTGCTCAGAATCACCCACAATGAGCGCAAGATACTGCTGGCTGCCGGGGCCACTGCCGGTATGTCGGCTATTTTTGGAACTCCCATCGCCGCTATTTTCCTGGCCATTGAGCTGCTGCTGTTTGAGTTTTCGCCTAGGTCTATTATACCGGTGGCGCTGGCCTGTATCACAGGGGCTGCCGGTCACCATCTTCTGTTTGAGGCCGGTCCGGTGTTTGCCATTGAGCATCTGATCGGGGTTCCCTCTAACACCGCCTTGGCAGGCTATAGCGCTATTGGCATTGCCATGGGCGTCCTTTCTGTGCTGGTGACCAAGATCGTGTACTGGGTAGAGGACGCTTTTGAGAAACTGCCTATTCATTGGATGTGGTGGCCCGCCATCGGGGGGCTGGGAGTGGGTGTTATAGGGTATTTCGCGCCGCGCACGCTAGGGGTAGGGTATGAGAACATCACAGAAATACTTTCTGGCTCCATGCCCCTGCAGATTGTGCTGTCCCTGTGCCTGCTCAAGTTCCTTTCCTGGGCCATAGCGCTGGGAAGCGGTACCTCTGGCGGAACTCTGGCTCCATTGCTCACCATTGGGGCGGCTACGGGGGCTTTGCTGGGGAGCGTGATTCTGTATTTCTTTCCGGGGTCTGGTGTCACGTTGACGTTGGCCGCTTTGGTGGGCATGTCGGCTATGTTTGCGGGGGCTTCCAGGGCCTTGCTCACCTCCATTGTATTTGCCTTAGAAACTACCATGCAGTCTAATGCTTTGCTCCCTTTGCTGGCGGCTTGTACGGGCTCTTATTTCGTGTCTTTCTTCTTAATGGAAAATACCATCATGACCGAGAAGATTGCCCGCCGGGGTGTTAAGACCCCGGATTCTTATGAGCCGGACATCCTGGAAAAGGTGACGGTGGCGCAGGTCATACAGGAAGAGGGCCTGGTGCTGAGCGAAGACAACAGCATTGGCGAAGTACGGGAATGGCTAGATCAGGAAAGCGATTACCAAAGCAACTATTTCATTATTGCCAGCGATGAAAATGAGTTCAGAGGCATTGTGAGTTCCTCTAACCTGTTCAGTCACCACCATCCGGTCCAGACCAAAATAGGTTCGCTTATCAAACGCAGGAATATTTCTGTGGATGCCCGCAACAGCCTGCGCACGGCGGTAGAACTGATGGCCAAGGAAAACCTGGACATGCTGCCCGTGGTCTCCAAAGAGAACCAAGTGATTGGCGTGCTGTCGTATCAAAACATCATCTCGGCGTACAAAACCAACATGGAAGAGCACGAACAGAAAACCCCAAACATCTCCTTGAAACGGAAAAGCCTTAAGATTCTGCTCAGAGGCCAGCGCCTTATGAACACCGGGAAGAAGCAAGAGGCATAG
- a CDS encoding NuoI/complex I 23 kDa subunit family protein → MNFSERMYLPAIFQGLSITMRHFFKKKATIRYPEETRPMSAVWRGLHVLKRDEKGRERCTACGLCAVACPAEAITMVAGERVRGEEHLYREEKYAVSYEINMLRCIFCGLCEEACPKAAIFLQNDKTAPARYERDEFIYGKDRLVEPMPIQNL, encoded by the coding sequence ATGAATTTCTCGGAGAGAATGTATCTCCCGGCTATTTTTCAGGGCTTGTCTATCACCATGCGCCACTTCTTTAAGAAGAAGGCCACTATAAGGTACCCAGAGGAAACCCGCCCTATGAGTGCGGTGTGGCGCGGCCTGCATGTGCTTAAGCGTGATGAAAAGGGGAGAGAGCGTTGCACGGCCTGTGGTCTTTGCGCGGTGGCCTGTCCGGCCGAAGCCATTACCATGGTAGCCGGGGAGCGTGTAAGAGGCGAGGAGCATCTGTACCGCGAGGAGAAATATGCCGTGAGCTATGAGATTAACATGCTGCGCTGCATTTTCTGCGGGCTGTGTGAAGAGGCTTGCCCTAAGGCGGCTATCTTCCTGCAGAATGATAAAACGGCTCCGGCCCGCTATGAGCGTGATGAGTTCATCTACGGCAAAGACCGTCTGGTGGAGCCAATGCCCATTCAAAACCTATAA
- the nuoH gene encoding NADH-quinone oxidoreductase subunit NuoH, protein MELSLLLIKGLIILAVFGITLLIATYSTYAERKVAAFIQDRVGPNRAGPFGLAQPLADAVKLFFKEEFVPANANKFLFIAGPSLAMLTACMSSAVIPFGGSLIINGEYIHLQAIEVNIGILYIFGVVALGVYGIMIGGWASNNKFSLLGAIRAASQNISYELAMGMSIIALLLVTGTLSMREISAQQGQELFGISGMNWNIIYQPVGFLIFIVCAFAETNRVPFDLPECETELIGGYHTEYSSMGMGLYLFAEYVNIFVASAVMSTLYFGGYNFPFQNELGALLSNDPTVAHNIVTIMGTVVFFMKIFFFIFFFMWVRWTLPRFRYDQLMNLGWKILIPLAILNVIVTGGAILAKQEWF, encoded by the coding sequence ATGGAGCTATCCCTATTATTGATCAAAGGACTTATCATCCTGGCCGTCTTCGGCATTACCTTATTGATTGCCACTTACTCTACGTACGCTGAGCGCAAGGTGGCTGCCTTTATTCAGGACCGGGTGGGTCCTAACCGCGCGGGTCCGTTCGGGCTGGCGCAGCCGCTGGCAGATGCCGTTAAGCTTTTCTTCAAAGAGGAGTTCGTGCCGGCCAACGCCAACAAGTTCCTGTTCATTGCGGGGCCTTCGCTGGCTATGTTAACGGCCTGTATGTCCAGCGCAGTGATTCCGTTTGGCGGCTCGCTGATCATTAACGGCGAGTACATCCATTTGCAGGCCATTGAGGTGAACATTGGTATTCTGTACATTTTTGGCGTGGTGGCGCTGGGGGTATACGGGATTATGATTGGGGGCTGGGCCTCCAACAACAAGTTCTCTTTGCTAGGTGCTATCAGGGCAGCGTCCCAGAACATCAGCTATGAGCTGGCCATGGGTATGTCTATCATTGCCTTATTGCTGGTAACCGGCACCTTGTCTATGCGTGAGATTTCCGCGCAGCAGGGGCAGGAGCTGTTTGGCATTTCAGGCATGAACTGGAACATTATTTATCAGCCGGTAGGCTTCCTTATTTTCATTGTCTGCGCGTTTGCAGAGACTAACCGCGTACCCTTTGACTTACCCGAGTGCGAGACCGAGCTGATTGGCGGGTACCACACAGAGTACAGTTCCATGGGCATGGGCTTGTACCTGTTTGCCGAATACGTGAACATCTTTGTGGCCTCCGCGGTCATGTCCACCTTATATTTTGGCGGGTACAACTTCCCGTTCCAGAACGAACTGGGGGCTCTGCTTTCCAATGACCCCACGGTAGCGCATAACATCGTGACCATTATGGGAACCGTGGTGTTCTTCATGAAGATCTTCTTCTTCATCTTCTTCTTCATGTGGGTGCGCTGGACCTTGCCGCGTTTCCGCTATGACCAGTTGATGAACCTGGGTTGGAAAATCCTGATTCCGTTAGCTATCCTGAACGTGATCGTGACCGGCGGGGCTATTCTGGCAAAGCAGGAGTGGTTCTAA
- the nuoK gene encoding NADH-quinone oxidoreductase subunit NuoK: MNEIPEVIRTIPLNLYLYFSTALFCIGITGVLIRRNAIIIFMCIELMLNSVNLLLTAFSAYRSDPNGQIFVFFIMAVAAAEVAVGLAIIVMIYRNLRTTDINILNKLKW; encoded by the coding sequence ATGAATGAGATTCCTGAGGTTATTAGGACCATCCCGCTGAACTTATACCTGTATTTCAGCACCGCTCTTTTTTGTATAGGAATTACTGGCGTCTTGATTCGCCGTAACGCCATCATCATCTTTATGTGCATTGAGCTCATGCTCAACTCCGTGAACCTGCTGCTGACGGCTTTCTCGGCCTACCGCTCAGACCCCAACGGACAGATTTTCGTGTTCTTCATCATGGCCGTGGCCGCCGCTGAGGTAGCAGTAGGGTTGGCGATCATTGTGATGATTTACCGCAACCTGCGCACCACAGACATCAACATCCTGAACAAATTGAAATGGTAG